Proteins found in one Blastocatellia bacterium genomic segment:
- a CDS encoding sigma-70 family RNA polymerase sigma factor, with protein sequence MSTGDMAALEQTTLARMELESRSVEQTFETGLVARLRARDLTAFDDLVRIFERPVYALCFRLLGDAEEARDAAQETFLKVYRGLGGFRAESGLKTWIYRIAINQAMNQQRWWRRRHRDETISLDLTRGENESSLGSRLPGSERSPEAQAIANQRERCILRALGEIKQEYRVALVLREIEELSYDEIAETLEISIGTVKSRIARGREELRRRLKDLI encoded by the coding sequence ATGTCAACCGGAGATATGGCCGCACTCGAACAAACGACGCTGGCTCGCATGGAGTTGGAATCGAGGTCAGTCGAACAGACCTTCGAGACCGGCCTGGTGGCGCGCCTGCGCGCCCGCGACCTGACGGCCTTTGATGATCTGGTGCGGATATTCGAGCGGCCGGTCTACGCGCTCTGCTTTCGCCTGCTCGGCGACGCCGAAGAAGCGCGCGATGCGGCGCAAGAGACCTTCCTGAAAGTATATCGCGGGCTTGGCGGCTTTCGCGCCGAGTCGGGACTGAAGACCTGGATCTATCGCATCGCCATCAACCAGGCAATGAATCAGCAACGCTGGTGGCGGCGGCGGCATCGCGACGAAACCATTTCGCTCGACCTCACACGCGGCGAAAACGAATCGAGCCTCGGCAGCCGCCTTCCGGGCTCCGAACGTTCGCCGGAAGCCCAGGCCATTGCCAATCAGCGCGAGCGCTGCATCCTGCGCGCCCTCGGCGAAATCAAGCAGGAGTACCGCGTCGCTCTGGTGCTGCGCGAGATCGAAGAACTGTCCTACGATGAGATTGCCGAGACCCTGGAAATCTCTATCGGAACGGTCAAGTCACGCATCGCGCGTGGGCGCGAAGAATTGCGCCGCCGCCTGAAAGACTTGATATAG
- a CDS encoding YajQ family cyclic di-GMP-binding protein gives MAQQNSFDVVSQVDMAEVKNAVNQAMKEVTQRYDFKGTNSTIELNEKEHTLQLATASEFTLKSLNDVLQQKLVRRNVSLKALSYGKVEPAAKDSVRQTVTLQQGIPIEKAREIVKVIKDSKLKVQAQINGDFVRVSGKDRDTLQQVIALLKQKDFGIDMQFTNYRSN, from the coding sequence ATGGCACAGCAAAACAGCTTCGACGTGGTCTCGCAGGTTGATATGGCGGAAGTCAAAAACGCCGTCAACCAGGCGATGAAAGAAGTCACCCAGCGATATGACTTCAAAGGCACCAACTCGACAATCGAGCTGAACGAGAAAGAGCATACCCTTCAGCTTGCGACCGCCAGCGAGTTCACCTTGAAATCGCTCAACGACGTGCTGCAACAGAAGCTCGTGCGGCGCAACGTTTCGCTCAAGGCGCTCAGTTACGGTAAGGTCGAGCCGGCGGCCAAAGATTCGGTGCGGCAGACGGTCACCCTGCAACAGGGCATCCCCATCGAAAAGGCGCGCGAAATCGTTAAGGTCATCAAAGACAGCAAGCTCAAAGTGCAGGCGCAGATTAACGGCGACTTCGTGCGCGTCTCGGGCAAAGATCGCGACACCTTGCAACAGGTCATCGCCTTGCTCAAGCAGAAAGACTTCGGGATAGATATGCAATTTACCAACTACCGCTCGAATTGA
- a CDS encoding dihydroorotate dehydrogenase gives MSDHDSRLAVEIAGIRFNNPVLGASGTFGYGLEFAGLIDLNRLGGFATKGLSARPLAGNPPARIVETHGGMLNAIGLQNVGARAFVKEKLPLLAAYDTRIVANVFGYSDDDYLEAIHILNDGEGIHAYELNISCPNVKEGGIVIGNSPVAAARLTEKAKRMAARPLIVKLSPNVTDITQLARAIAEAGADALSLINTLVGMAIDVNARRPRLNYGTGGLSGPAIRPIAVRMVYEVARVVRIPLIGIGGITSASDALEFLLAGATAVQIGTANYYDPAVTMKVIDGLADYCDRHNLESLAAIVGSIIEK, from the coding sequence ATGTCTGACCACGATTCACGATTGGCGGTTGAGATTGCCGGCATACGGTTCAACAACCCTGTGCTGGGCGCGTCGGGGACGTTCGGTTATGGGCTGGAGTTTGCCGGCTTGATCGATCTCAACCGGCTCGGCGGCTTTGCGACCAAGGGGTTGTCTGCGCGCCCGCTCGCCGGCAACCCGCCGGCGCGCATCGTCGAAACCCACGGCGGCATGCTCAACGCCATCGGCCTGCAAAACGTCGGCGCGCGGGCTTTCGTCAAAGAGAAGCTGCCGTTGCTTGCGGCTTACGACACGCGCATTGTCGCTAACGTCTTCGGCTACTCGGACGACGATTACCTCGAAGCCATTCACATTCTCAACGACGGCGAAGGCATTCATGCGTACGAGCTGAACATCTCGTGTCCGAATGTCAAAGAAGGCGGCATCGTCATCGGCAACTCGCCGGTCGCGGCGGCGCGGCTGACCGAAAAGGCGAAACGCATGGCCGCCCGCCCGTTGATCGTTAAGCTCTCGCCTAATGTTACCGATATTACACAGCTAGCGAGGGCCATCGCCGAAGCCGGGGCCGATGCGCTGTCGCTGATCAACACGCTGGTCGGCATGGCGATTGATGTAAACGCTCGCCGCCCGCGACTGAACTATGGCACGGGGGGATTGTCAGGGCCGGCGATTCGCCCCATCGCCGTGCGCATGGTTTACGAAGTCGCGCGAGTCGTTCGGATTCCGCTGATCGGCATCGGCGGCATTACTTCGGCAAGCGACGCGCTCGAATTTCTGCTCGCCGGCGCGACCGCCGTACAGATCGGCACGGCGAATTACTATGACCCGGCGGTCACCATGAAAGTGATTGACGGCCTGGCGGATTACTGCGACCGTCACAACCTGGAAAGCCTGGCGGCCATCGTCGGCTCGATCATCGAGAAGTAG